The stretch of DNA GTTTTAAAACTCTTGAAAATTTCACCCAAATTTCAATCACTAAACTCACTTTCACAGGTAGGTCCATATATGTAACTTGATGAGTCTAAGTAACATCATCTCCAGAGTCCGAAACCGAACTAAATGACCCAAATTTTAACTGCTAAACCCACATCCACGATATTTTCCTCGGTGAAGACCAGTACAAAATAATTTGTCGTTCACAAGTATATGGGCAAGGCGGAATTTATTCTTTCATATATACATTGTAAAACGAGTTAACTTGGTAACAACTTTTCCGTTAATATGGATAGATCAGGATGTTTTTATGGTTAGGTCCATTTACACATTattttaaaaccgtcttaaaaaacTAACTTgtcgttttattttatttttttctctTCTTCTGTCGTTGGATCTAATTTTTGTGTAGatgttttcaaattaatttaCAATCACAAAGAAACTACTCCGTAATTACCAAAAACTATATCTATACTATTTCAGAATCAAATAAGAAACGCACGTTTTGGTGTAATTTAGATTTTAGTGGAACCACTATTAAAAATGTGCCTTACAAATGTCATGATTATAATCGCATGCTCTTCGTCCATCAATTTAAAATCTTAGAAAACTATAAATGTAGCAAATATttcttcaaaaataaaataacataTATCATCATAAATCTTTGTAATTTGTTAATTTCACAAATTAATTTATCGTTAATCATATTTACCGGGAGATAGAAGGAGCACATATTTAAGTTTCATATAAactaaaaaaaacaaacacaaaatgcAGGCTATTAAAGAGAAAATTAATGAATATAGCACCATGAAGAAGGTAAAAGCAGAGCTCAGGGCAGAAGAGAAGGTAAATTATATTCCGTCTACCCGACCAATTCTTTACGTTTTTTTATTGATAATTGTCTAAATGAATTGGTTGTTGCCTTTGCTTTTTGAGCATATCTTTAGTTTATCGCAAATAGTATATCAAAATGCCCTTTTAAAAGTCATATGCACCTAGACTGGTCAAACGGGACACCGTATCGAGTGTAGGGTCAGGTCATTTATGATTCTTCATATATTTGATCAAATTGTGTCGGTCTAGGTCATTTTGGGTTCTAGTCATTTGGATCCTGGGTTGAGTCATTCCGGGGGTGTGTCACTAGTAGGTCATTTTAAATCGTGATTAGGTGTGCTTGAGTTAGGTCAATCATAGGTTCAATACACACTCGTGACACTCCAGTTTTTTCATTTgacttttctctttatttttttttaaatattgtattatatttcatacctctcattttttttcctttatattttttttttgccgaggaatttttatttacgaaAATTGGATAGATAAAGTAAGCGTATATACAATTTTTTTTCTGACAATTGGATAGATAAAGTAAGCGCTCCTATAGTAGTCTAGCATTCTTGGCAATATTATACGCAAGaaagctatttttagaccaaccAAAAGAAATTGTATGTATGTTTTCCCTTGAAACTAaacaaaacaataataataataataataataaattaataatgcaTGTATGGATGGTTGTAGGAAGAGGTAGAAAAAGCAGAAGCAAGAAAAGAAATAGCGAAAGAAGTGAGGAAAGCAAAAGAAGCAGAAGCAGAAATGGATATGCATGTTGCCAAGGCTGCTGATGTTGCTGATGACCACATTGCTAAGCAAGCTGCTCATCATCGTGATCATCGCTCCGCCTGACCGCTTCATCATATGTTGTTCCTCATTAGTGGATCTAGGGGGCTAGCAAAGACAATCGTCTAGTTTCGATTTTGAATAAATACATCAGTCTCTATATAGTTAGAAATTAAACTTAGAATTAAAACTTACAAGTTTTTGTTTTGGTTATTTAGAGGTTAAGACGAAAATACTTAAACATTATAAATTGTAGGTTTGAATTCCTCTCCGTTTATATTGTATTGTTATTTCGCACCTTATATATGACACAAGTACACAACTTTTCTCCTTTTACcatttatttatataaataaatgATCTCAATAATCTTCTCATTTGACCTTGTACCTTCTTCAAGACGCAATTTAacaatttcttttatttatttaaaaaatattttcGTGAAATCCCTTTTGTCATAAATTTAAATGTTTTATCatcattttataatttttaattctTTAACACTCACGAATTGGAGTATTTAAGGTTAAAATTTTAGGATTTTGACCATAAAAAGTCAAATGAGAAGGCTGTGTTGAGATGTACTCTCTGGTAATTTACTAACTTAaatgattttgcatttgtttatctTGTGTTCTCTCGCAAAACAATAAATATGTTTATCTTGTGACAATGTCAATAATAAAACACGATACAATGTTAGAGTGTTTTTCGAACATGTTAGAGACCTATCccaaatcaatatttatttatgAGGCGGAATGAGTCTTACTTTCCGATCAATCAACAAAATGTATCATACTCCTACGAAATATGTCTTAACTTGCTTTCGAGTTTATAGAAAACATTGATTTTCATACTATTTTCAGAGAACATGATTTTCTTCCTTTTACGAGCTACACGTTCGATTTGAATGAGGCTGTTTACTATACAATCTTTACGTACATGAATTGGCCAATTGCCGTACTTGGAAGCCGCTTACGGTTAACATCGATTGAGTTTTTACACACTAACAAAATTCGCGATTCCGATAAAGGCCCTAatgaatataattaatattactcCGTATACAAAGTAATTGTTATAGAAACCAAATACTGTGAATGATCATTTTGATTTATTTCACCATGTAAAATCGGAAATCTCGACTGAACGATCTATTGAAATGAAAAAGTTCAACTCTAAACTTGACAATAAAGAATATTATCCCCTACAACAACTTTCTTTGCAAAATCAATGTtatttaatggtaaaaaaattAACTAGTGAGATGCTAGTTATTAATTAAGAGATGAAATTATGATTAGCAAAAGTTGGGAGGATGAAAGTTGTTGACTAGATGAGGAAGGCAAAATCCTTCAACTTTGGCCTCAAGAGACTTAAGGTCAAAATGTTGAGGAACTTCAATACCATTATTGTTATCCTTTTCCGAGAACATAGTTAGACTGGCTATATTCGTCTTAAGATTTTCCAATGAAGCACCCAACATCTCAAGTTCTTGCAAACCAAGCTTATCAATAGGTGCCTCCCACCAACATTGACTTGATTTTCTCATGTTGTTAAACATTTCTCCCCTATTTTTTTCGGCCTCCAGAAGATCGGTTATCCTAGTCAATTGTGAATTGAGATCGCGTAGATTAGGGCTTTGTGGAGTAGCCTCAGATTGGATTGAAGTACCCGCGGACATTTGAGAGGACGTGTTTCTACTAAGGAAACGATCCACTAAGGAATCGACATCAGGGTATCCGAAAGAAAAGATTTTTTGGCCTGGGGAATACACTATAATGAACACCTCCACTCCACAAAGAGTGCATATTTCACTAGCTTTTTTGAAGAGGCCTAGACGACGCTTAGAGAAGGTAACCTGACGATGGCTCGGATTTTTAATCTTAACCATTTTTATTTTTTGACGACCTCTTGATTCTTTCTTTAGTGCCATGGCCAAGTGACAAAAGAAGTGTGAATTTGTTGTTGTGGTAATAAGGCTCACAAAACGGGTGTATTTATACTTGCCCTAGCTTAATTATTCATAAGTGTTGTACCAATTATTGTAGATTTAGGAGTTACAAAAATCCTATCTATTTAATATTTTCTCATTATGGAGATTCATTTACTTTCTATTTGCTAACTAATTATGTATCATCAATGCACAATATGGATAGCCGGAGGACCTTAGTTGCGCCGGAAGGGGCCAGTCCACGttgatttttcatatttttatgtAAAATTATTACCCGGCTCTCCTCGGCTCGGTGTTTAAATATTAAAAATTTATACATAAAATCAATAGCTTAAATCTCAGCCCTATGAGACTAATTATCAATAGGTACATAGAACACACAGACATATTTAGACCATATTAGCATTTTCTTTAGTTATGTTCCTAGAATTTGTAATAAAATGATTTATAGACTAGCTAAAAGAGTCATTAGTATGTAATCTCGTTCCTCATCCACCTgtcaaaaaaaatataaataaataaagtgactattacaaaataaaaaaaaaatagaggtGAAATATACTAATGAGTGTAATGAGATATTTAATTTAGTTCAATGGTTTTAATGTTATTATTAGTGCTTTGGATTCCTTCTTTCTATTTAGTTTGTTGGTTTAATTTTATGTTCAATTTTACTTAATTAGGGTACTAAATTACTAATAGACTGTTACGTTTTCTTCACCTTGATTACCCTAAGTTACTAATGTTCCTATCCATTATGCATTTTACATCATGTATCCTGCTTATGCAGCTAATGAGATTTGTTTCCCCTAGGAGAAGGATAATATAATATGTGTAGTAACATTGAACAAGTTTGTGTACTTCGCTTTTTAATTCATGATTTAAATCATATTTGTATTATGAGAC from Silene latifolia isolate original U9 population chromosome 10, ASM4854445v1, whole genome shotgun sequence encodes:
- the LOC141607209 gene encoding agamous-like MADS-box protein AGL61, whose amino-acid sequence is MALKKESRGRQKIKMVKIKNPSHRQVTFSKRRLGLFKKASEICTLCGVEVFIIVYSPGQKIFSFGYPDVDSLVDRFLSRNTSSQMSAGTSIQSEATPQSPNLRDLNSQLTRITDLLEAEKNRGEMFNNMRKSSQCWWEAPIDKLGLQELEMLGASLENLKTNIASLTMFSEKDNNNGIEVPQHFDLKSLEAKVEGFCLPHLVNNFHPPNFC
- the LOC141608000 gene encoding uncharacterized protein LOC141608000, which encodes MQAIKEKINEYSTMKKVKAELRAEEKEEVEKAEARKEIAKEVRKAKEAEAEMDMHVAKAADVADDHIAKQAAHHRDHRSA